TCCCGCTTACCCAACGCCTCCTTAATCAGCGTTTCTTGGTCATTATCAAAGCTGTATTGCTCTTTTTCCGTCGTCACCACCAACGGCTGTTCTTTATAGTCCAACGAACTGATAAACGGCTTAATCTCCTGCTCAAAATAGGTCGCCAAATCCCCCCGGCTGTCGCCACCCCCCTTATCAAACGAGTCAGGAGTAACCATAATCTCAAACTCCGTTAACGATCGCTCTCCATTGTCCAACTTGATGGGGTTTAGCTTCAAACTTTTTTTACCCTCCTTGAGGCGACTAGCAAACGTTCTCCCCTGCTCATCCACATTTGTGAGCATAATCGCCTGTTTATTAAAATAGAAAAACTCCTTATCAAACACCCTGGCATAGTCATTATCTGCCCACTGCGCCAACGTTGCCACAATCTCTAAACGGTTCACCTCATCCACCTCTTTCCGCTTAGAGCCTTTATTTTTCTTCAACGGCTTAAACTTTTCACTGGCATTAATCAACATCACCCGATCCTTTCGTTCATCGGGTTTCTGCTTATTCAGCACCCACAAATAAGTATAAATCCCCGTATTAAAAAACTCATCCGTCGGCAACTGAATCACCGCTTCCACAAGGTCATTATCTAGCATCCACTTCCGAATATTGCTTTCCCCTGACCCCGCATCCCCACTAAACAGCGTCGAGCCATTGTGAACCACAACACCCATACCTGTTTCATTCATCTTCGAGATCAGATGCTGCATAAACAACAACTGCCCATCTGATACCGAGGGCAAATACTGAAAGCGTTGGGTCTTGTCGTTGCGGATATCCTTCTGAAACCCCTTCCAGTCCACCCCATAAGGCGGATTGGCAATCACTACATCAAACTCATCGTTGTAGAACTTGTCATCCGTCAGGGTGTTGCCATGCTCGATTTTAGAATCCACCCGAAACCGACTTTCAATCTTGGCAAGGGCGTAAAGGGGATCATTCCAGTCTTGCCCAAACGTCTGAGTGAAGCGGTTGACCTTTGCCTTAATCCGGTCTTCCACCCCAAACAGCAGATTTCCCCCCCCGCAGGTACAGTCATAAATTTTCAGTAGGCGATCTGAGTCCTCAATCTTTGACGCGATAATCTCCGCAATCAGGGCGATCACATCATCCGGGGTGTACTGTTCCCCTGCTGTATCCGCAGAAATATCCGCCCAACGGCGCTTGATATGTTCTTCTAGGGTGGTAATATCTGAGTTATTAAAGGGCTTTAGGTCAATGCTACTCCACTCTTTGACGTAGCTAAACAGCACCTTCTTCCCTTTCAGTGTGGCGATCGCTCCTTTGATATCGAGGTACTTTTCCCCCTCAAAAGCATCCACCCCCAACAAATCTCTCGTTTCCCCGTCAAATCCTTTCAGATAGGCATCAAAGTCAATATCAAAAGCTTTATCGTTCTGGCAGATGTCCTTTAAAGTCTGGCTTTTCTCAAAAATATAGACGTTGTAGCCTTGTCCCTTATCTTGAATTAACTCGCTCAAATCATCCGGTTCAATCTCAAAGAGAGTCTCTTCCCCCAGTTCCGCCTTTAACTGATCAAACATCCGCAGCAAACGGCTCTCAATCATGACTAGGGCAAAGAACGGCATCATATAGGACGGCCATTCTGATTCCTTGATGCCACAACCCCGCAACAGGTCAGCCGTAGACCAAATCGTTGATTCGTATTGCAGGATATTGGATGTAGGGTTTGATGGGGTCATTTCAGAAAGAGTATGATTTGTTTCAACGTAAAGCTTTTATCATAGCTTCTAATTGCGCCGTCCATCGGTTCGCCTCCTCCATCGTTGCCGTCACCACCAACAAGGAGCGAGATTCCGCTTGGGAGAGGGCAGAGGCAACTAAACCCTTGGGAAACCGGGGAATTCCCTGAAGGGTTAAGGAGCGGTTGTCGCCGAGTTTAGTCAGTAGTTCTTGCGTAAGAGGCGATCGCCGCAAGGTTCGCAAGATGGAGGAAAAGGCCATAAATCCAACGGTTACCGAATGTGAGTCCAATCTATTAGTTTAAACCGAGAATGGGCGATCGGCGATCGGTCATGAGGAATGAGAGATGAGACCCTATAAATTATAAATTCAAACCGCCTCATCAAAGGAAAAAACATCTAGAGCGAGCGATCGAATAGGTTTGTCTCCTTGATGTAGCATCACTCGAACCCGCTCTGTTGTTTCCCGACTAAATGTTTCTTCCCCACAACGAGAACAAACCGTCGCTGGAATATTTTCAACGAGATAGAAATTTCCCTGGATCTTCAAAACCTCACTCACTTGCTCTACATGAGACTCCGTTGAGCCACAAACATGACATTTAAACATTGCTTTTCCTCCTGCGATTATCAATCCATTGGTCTGGGGCTGGTTCATATAACGTGATAATTTTAACAACATCAAATTCAAGTCTTGAAACCTGAAACGGAAAGCTTTTATCATAGCTTCTAGCTGCGCCGTCCATCGGTTCGCCTCTTCCATGGTTGCCGTCACCACCAGCAAGGAGCGAGATTCGGCTTGGGAGAGGGCAGACGCAACTAAACCCTTGGGAAACCGGGGAATTCCCTGAAGTTCTAAGGAGCGGTTGTCGCCCAGTTTAGTTAGCAGCTCTTGCGTTAGAGGCGATCGCCGCAAGGTTCGCAAGATGGAGGAAAAGGCCATAAATCCAAGTGTTACCGAATGTGAGTGGGATCTATTAGTTTAAACCGGGAATGGGCGATCGGCGATCGGTCATGGGGAATGTTCGATTAAATCCATCCTCTCTAACTAATTTCTGTTCAACCTGAGTTTGAGTCTGGAATTGAGAAAACGCGCATTCCGGTTTGCTCATTGGTATGCGATCGCCGTTTATGAATGACTAATGCCCAGATTTTAAAAGCTTTTCCCGGTTTGAGCGCGATCGATGTGGTTAATGCTTGGCGTTATGCTGAGGCTTATCCAGAAGAAATTGAAATGGCGATTCGGGAAAATGAAGAAATAATGCTAACTTAAGAGAGAGAATGTAGAGTCAGCTAAAAAGGAACACATGCGATGAGTGAAATACAATCACCGCTCAAGCTTGACCCAGGTAGAATCTTCCCTGAAGTGCAATGGGGGTTAAATGGTTACAACTCTTAATAAACCATCTTCTCTAATTCACGAAATCCGGCTTGAAAAAGTTGGCAACTGGAATTTATTCAAATTCAGTGAGTCTCTTCAACTGCGAATGGAGAGTCTTCTGGAGAAGAAAAAAGCCGATCAAATCACTCCTGATGAAATTGCTGAATTAGATGCGATTGGAGAACTAGATCATATTTTTACTCACATTAACGCGATGCTTGCTGCTCAACATGCCAATCAGTGATGAACTCAAGCAGGCTATTCGAGAGCGTGCCAACTATATCTGCGAGTATTGCCACTCTCCAGAACGGTTGAGTGCTAATCGATTTACTATCGATCATGTCGTTCCCAAATCTTTGGGTGGTTCTGATGCACTCGACAATCTTGCCCTTGCCTGCCGTCGTTGCAATGAGAGACGCTACAACTTTGTAGCTGGAATTGATCCAGAGACTCAGGAGACTGTTCCCATTTTTAATCCCCGTAAACAGAAGTGGGCGGAGCATTTTGTCTGGCAAGATAAGGGTGTTATAATAGAAGGAACTACACCTATTGGTCGAGCAACTTGCCTACGTCTTGATTTGAACGATAGCCGTTATCCAGAAAACGATTCCATTCGACAAACAAGACGATTTTGGATACAAACTCGATTGCACCCTCCAGCAGATGATCCATGCCAAGCTTAAAGAATTCTCAGATTTTAACGTAGCGATACTCATATTAATTGTAGGTTATCATAACGGTAGAGATCGGTTAACGTGGACAGATGATCGGGCAAGTGATATGAATACCAAGCTTTTCAAACCCCAGGAAATTATAGAGAAATTGAGCGCTTTACCCATTGAAAAGCAGCAAATTGCGCTGGATTTTATTGATTCTCTGTATAAAGAGACAGTGAACAAAAAAGTTGACCGCAAAAGCGTTTTAAGGTTACCCTTAGCCGAGCGAAATCGGATCTTAGAAGAGCAAGCTGAAGCCATGGTACAGCACTATCAGGAAGATGACCAATGGCGGGAATGGACAGATTTAGATAGCGATGGCTTTTATGGCTATGGCACTTTAACCTAAACGGAGTGAACTTTAGCCAGTCACTTTTGATCTATGGAACTGATAGAGTAAAAGTGACAGTTTTACCAGTTGAAGTAAGAGTAGCGTCATCAGAACTAAGAAATCGGGGTTCAAGCATTAAAATATCATCACCTACTAAAAGTTTGATAGGACGTTCAACATAAGCTTCTACACTTGCATAAGTTCCCTTAGAAGTACATTTTGATTCGACTAACGCTCCCCAAATCTTTATTGGATTACCATTACACTTCATTTGTATTGTTCTTGAAGGTTTGCTTGAATAGCGTTTAATCTGTAGTCTATTTGTAATAGTTGCTACGGAAGCGTCACCTCCTGGAGGAATAAGGACTATATTGAGTTTATCGCCTTGTTCTTTGAGAAGGTCGTTAGAAAATAATCCAAAAGTTCGATCATTTAATTCATCTAAATGATCGTCAGTATAAAACCAAGATATTTCATACCAGTCATTACTATAGTTTTTATAGTCGATTCTCAAGTTAGTAAAGTTACCCCTACATGCTTCAAATTCTAGATCGATAAAACTTCCTGCTGGTTCTTTTGAACAATCCAGGATGATTGTTTCTAGATTATTAACATCGGTAACTTCAACCAACTCAAGCAAGGCAGGATCGGGAGGTGGCTGTGTAACTTTAAATTTTGCAAAGTATGGCCCATCTAAAGTAAAGGATGCTAAATAATTTCCTAAGAGAGCATGGCGACTGACTGAAATACCTTTATCAAAAGCATTCACTGCTTTTGCGATTTTTTTGGCTAACTGTTCAGCAGATTCACCTTGAAATTGTAAAAGCCCTTTAATAATTTCTTCACTTTCGCCACCCAAAGCCTCAAAAAGCTTGACACTGTTATCTTGACTACTTAAACATTTTAAGGTTTGAGAAAAACTCTCATTGGTACTACACCCAATCAAAACTTGACCAACTAAACTGGCAATATCTGTCCATTGTTTCTCAGCAGAGTAACCTGTTGTAATATTTAACAAATCAACCAAGAATATTGCTATATTCATATCAAAAGCTCCGTAAGGTTGATCGGGTGTACGACGATTTAAGAATCGAGAGCCTGACATTAACGCAATATAATCACCTGGTGGCCAAACCTTCTGTTTTTTAGGGGATATAATTGTATTAATTTGTTCTTGACCAATAGACGAACTACCGATTGTTTGAATAGCCATTAAATCCCAAACGCCCAATTGTGCGGGTTCGATAAAAAATTCAGCAACGACAAATTTTTCATGACTTTCATTACCATTATAATCATCTGCCTTTAAGTCAGTGAATAAGTGTTCAGCACGAATGATAACAACTTGTTGGGCAAGAAAAGAAGTACCCTTAAGGCGCATTCCTTGTTTTTCAGCATTTAAGGTCATTTCATGCACTAGAGCTAATGGAGAAAATGAAGGGCGAACTTTTCCGTCATGCCGAAATTGGTGAGTTAAGTAAAAATCCCTGTAATCTAAGGGAGATTGGGCATGAGCGGCTGGAATTAATACATCGAAAAAGTCACCAGCTTTTAAAGACGAAAGCAATTGATTGATTTGATTAGATTCAGATC
This is a stretch of genomic DNA from Roseofilum capinflatum BLCC-M114. It encodes these proteins:
- a CDS encoding HsdM family class I SAM-dependent methyltransferase; the encoded protein is MTPSNPTSNILQYESTIWSTADLLRGCGIKESEWPSYMMPFFALVMIESRLLRMFDQLKAELGEETLFEIEPDDLSELIQDKGQGYNVYIFEKSQTLKDICQNDKAFDIDFDAYLKGFDGETRDLLGVDAFEGEKYLDIKGAIATLKGKKVLFSYVKEWSSIDLKPFNNSDITTLEEHIKRRWADISADTAGEQYTPDDVIALIAEIIASKIEDSDRLLKIYDCTCGGGNLLFGVEDRIKAKVNRFTQTFGQDWNDPLYALAKIESRFRVDSKIEHGNTLTDDKFYNDEFDVVIANPPYGVDWKGFQKDIRNDKTQRFQYLPSVSDGQLLFMQHLISKMNETGMGVVVHNGSTLFSGDAGSGESNIRKWMLDNDLVEAVIQLPTDEFFNTGIYTYLWVLNKQKPDERKDRVMLINASEKFKPLKKNKGSKRKEVDEVNRLEIVATLAQWADNDYARVFDKEFFYFNKQAIMLTNVDEQGRTFASRLKEGKKSLKLNPIKLDNGERSLTEFEIMVTPDSFDKGGGDSRGDLATYFEQEIKPFISSLDYKEQPLVVTTEKEQYSFDNDQETLIKEALGKREALGCGKIVVKSSFKKKTKTKPESIVITVELMPDTQKDYEIIPYHRDPDENWAGIEAFMAKYITKPFEYLDNVVGVEINFNKVFYQPEQLRSVEEILGEIDSLNDELKSLEEELSL
- a CDS encoding YgiT-type zinc finger protein yields the protein MIKAFRFRFQDLNLMLLKLSRYMNQPQTNGLIIAGGKAMFKCHVCGSTESHVEQVSEVLKIQGNFYLVENIPATVCSRCGEETFSRETTERVRVMLHQGDKPIRSLALDVFSFDEAV
- a CDS encoding DUF433 domain-containing protein, with amino-acid sequence MTNAQILKAFPGLSAIDVVNAWRYAEAYPEEIEMAIRENEEIMLT
- a CDS encoding HNH endonuclease, with the translated sequence MPISDELKQAIRERANYICEYCHSPERLSANRFTIDHVVPKSLGGSDALDNLALACRRCNERRYNFVAGIDPETQETVPIFNPRKQKWAEHFVWQDKGVIIEGTTPIGRATCLRLDLNDSRYPENDSIRQTRRFWIQTRLHPPADDPCQA